The nucleotide sequence GGTATGACCAATTTGAACCACGTTGTAGCTTTGACCATCCCAATTAATTGGCGTGTTGGGAATCAAATTTATAACTGGGGAACTGATAGAATCAGCGATGGTCTGCGACGAAACCATCAAGTTGTAAGTTGTTCCCGAAAGTTGGTCACAAAAAACTCTGCACCGTTCTGGCTCAACCAAGAGGGTTGCCTTTAAATCCACATAAATTTTTTCAGTGGCAACCAGTTGGTAAATTTCATCTGCACTAACTTTATTAGCTTTATATAGCAATTCCCGAAGAGTTATTCCAGGTTGTTCCTGAATTATTGCTCTTATAAGTTGTGTTTGATTCGGATTTATACTATCAACACAATTTCGGTAATAGTCTTCTAGGAAGGTAATGTTGCGATATAGAACCCAATTAATTTGGTCATCTGACTGGATGTGAAAGTCAAATCCAAACTGCGCTGCGTGTTCAGATGCTGGTGGCGAATACCACTTCAAATCTTCTCCCTTACTGTAACGATGGGGGTGTTTAAAAATCAGCGATTTGAGTTCACTTAGAGTTTTACACTCTACCCAACCAGCACTGTTTGTTCTGATGACAAAAAAGTCTGGGGTGTAAAAGAATCCAATATTTCGCCCAGAGACTCCTTGATAATTAATCTTGAATGCAGGGGGTTGGTCGTAAAATTCTAAGATATCTTCATCATGCTCCAGTGAGTAAATGAAGGGAAGCTCGACTTTGTGGGACTCAAATTGGATGGTTTGCCCCATCTTTTTACTGGGGTAAAAACCTGACACATTTTTTCTCCCTCCTCCTACACGCCGTGCAGGTTCTTTTGAACGGATGTCGGCGAGAGTTTTGCGCCCTAGTAGCGATAGGTTTTGACGACTACACCAGCTATCAAACTCGTCAGGTGTGAGCATTTTTTCTCCCCCTGAAATTTGAATTGAAGACGCAACTCACAACATATGTCTTGTTGTTATAGCAGTGGTAGGAGTGCTGTCACCCAATTCATTGCTCTCGACACTGGTCTGAGCGCTTCAGTTCATTGTAATTCTTACTACCGATTTGAAATCTTAAGAAAGTACATTTTTGGCAAGCTTATGGTAACAATTTTGCTTGACGGCAATATTATGGTTCTAATTGCTGAAAAATGACTAAAAGTGTCTAACGGACACATCAGCATTTCAGCCACTGTAGCGGCAATATTATGGTTCCAGGCGTGGCAATCTTATCCTTCCACCGACACAAAGGTTACAGCCGTCGCGTGGCGGCTGGTGACAGCTTCGCTACTTTTACCCCAAATTGCATCTTCATCAAGAAACGGTATAACACCTCAAAAAAATATCCAAAAGGTCAATTCCCTAGCTTTGACTTGGTAGCTAAAATTTCTGGTAAACGCAATTTTCATCGTTATGAGCCTTTACCAGAAAAATCTACCAGACAACCAGATGACGGCTAACTCGACATTAATTGAGGTGTCATCTTTAAGAGCACCCCTAGCCAGTATTGACTTTGGCAAGTTATTTCAACAGTATAACAATCCCCAAGGTTGGATGATGGTTGGCGGAATGTTGGTAGTTTTACTGTTGTTGCAAATCAGTGGTACTGGTAAAGGCAAAATCACTACTGGTAGGGTGTGCGGTACTGCCGAGAAACTAGCAGCAACTAACCTAGCACTCAAGCACATCGAGGAGCATAAACACAATAAAGTTACTCTGTGGTCTGGTACTCCTCGCTATTGGGTAAAAGGCAAGTGGCGGGGGTTGCTGGCTAATCTGCAAACTATGCTTGGTGCTGCACCTACAGTTTGGTTTCCCAATGCCGAAAGGGGAACACTGGTAATAGGTGCGCCTGGGTCTGGGAAAACTTACTCAACCATAGACCGGATGTTAGAAAGTGCGATGCAGCAAGGTTTCCCAATTTTACTTTACGACAAGAAGGGCGACCAGATGCGATTACACGCACCCCTAGCTGCACGTTATGGCTACAAAGTACGAGTATTTGCCCCCGGTGAACCCTTTAGCGGTGTTATTAATCCCTTGGATTATATGCGTGATGCACGGGATGGGGTGATGGCGGGGGAAATTGGACAAGTGATTAACCGCAATGCTGCTAGTGGTGGTAAAAGTGATGAGTTCTTTGCTAAAGCTGGGGACTTGTTAGCTAAAGCACTATTGCAGTTAGTTAAGGGTTCACCTTACCCAGATATGGCGATGCTTTATGCTGTGCTGCGGTTGCCAAAATTGGTGCAGCGTCTTGACCATGCGGTACAGTCTCAAAGGTTGGATGAATGGGTGGCAACTTCGTTTATTCAATTTTTGAGTGCCAAGGATGCAGAGAAGACTATTTCCGGGATTTTGACGACAGCAGCAGGTACTTTCTCATCTTTCATTCAAGCTGACTTGCTGAGGGCATTTATCGGTAAATCAGATATTCCCACTAAGTTGTCAGGTAGAGAAATGGTGGTGTTCAAGCTGGATGATGAACGCCGCAGTGTGGTTGGCCCTCTGTTGGCAGCTGCAATGCACTTGATGATTGTTGGTAATTTGAGCCGTCCCCGCAAAGACCCGTTGATTATTTCTTTGGATGAGTTGCCATCAATTAAGCTAGACCGGCTGCCACAATGGATTAATGAATATCGTTCTAATGGTGCTTGTTTTATTCTGGGTATCCAAAGTTTAGAGCAACTTTACGATATTTATGGGGATAAAATGGGAAGTGCGATCGCATCGGCTTGCAGTACCCACGTTTTGTTCAACCCTGGTAACTACAAAACGGCTGAGGATTACTCAAAGCGTTACGGTGAGAAAGAAGTGCTGATTAAAAATCGTACCACGGGGCGATCGCTTGGCGGACAAATGAGCCGTTCCATTAGCTGGAGTGAGAATTTGCAAAAGATGCCTGTCATCAGTGCTGACGAAATTTTGAAGTTTCCGCAAGGTAAGTGCGTAATTACCAGTCCTGGGTATGGTTCAGGGGGACAAGCTTCTATTCCTTATCCTTTAATTATTCCTGTGTCGAAAGCCGATGAACAACGAGCCAAGGAAAGTGAGGCTCTTTGGGACACACAAGTTAGACCTGCTTTGTCAAGTCAGGTGACAATTCCTGATATTAAAATGCTAACACAAGCATTACATGAACGGATTGAGGAAGCAGGGCGGATGTTGCCATTGCCAGATGAAGATGTAGCAACAGCACAGGAATCTAGTAGTAGTGAACCTGATGTTTTGGACAATTTTACTAGGCGAGTTTATCAAACACCAGGATTGCAAGGATAAGAGGTTGGTAGCTTTTTAAAAGCAAAATATTGTTGGATTTTGGGTTGCTCACGGCGTAGAATATTCAGTGCTTGCTGCTGGATTTAGACAGATTTTTTTCGCTTGTTTAGGTTGTATTTTCCCAGTTTAATTCGGTGTTATAAGCTATCGTGTCTGTAATTTTCCAAAGCATTACAGAGTTACCAAAAATTAATACTGAATCTCATTAAGAGAATATCACCTTTTGCTCTTAACTTTCTTCAGTGCTGCTTGTCGTATTTCTGCATTGAGCAAATAACCAAAACCTACCTTTTCTAAACGCAGCACAAATTCCTCTCGTGTATTGCCCAATTTACTAGCTGTAGCATCCAAATTCCAATTATGCTCCGCTAACTGACTCAGCAAATAAACTCGGCGAGTCTGCATTCCTGATAATCGGTAAGTCTTCAAGTACTCCAATTCACCATTTTCTCGAATAATCGCTTCCCCAATATGATTTTCTTCCTTGGGGTTGAGGTCAGTAATAAATCGTTGTAACATGAAGGAACCAGCAGTATAGACTTTTTGGGAAATTAACTTGCGTCCTAACAGTCCATCTGCCATGAAACCCTGAAACGATGCCCAATCTGAACGCATATCTTGTACTGCTGCTCTCAAAGCTGTTAAATCATTAATTTTCGACTCATCTAAAGATACACTCATGGGGAAAGTAGTATCGTGCAGTAAAGCGTATTGATATAATAATTCACCATAAAAATCTTCTAACAAGCTATTGTGCAAAAGCCGATAATCCTCTGGTGTCGGGACTACAAAAGCTGATGCTAATGCTTCGGCAACAAATACCAATACCCCAACCTGTCCTGAGTGAATTTCAAATACCCGCAAAGCATCTTCAAGTCCAGCAATATAACGTCCACTAAAAGAGCTTTCCATTCGGCTACCTAGCCCATGAGAAAGGGCATATTTAGAATATTCACTCCAGGCAATATCAGGGCCAGAAAAAAACATTGATAAAAACCCTTCCATTGCCAAGTGCAGTGGCAAAAATCTCAGTTGATTACTAGATTCCCGCTTCACCATCCGGTGCATCAACCGCACACTGGCACAACCATAGTTGAGCTGCTTACCATCTGTTTTAAAAAGCTGTCCCCCAAAAGCCCCCACAGGACTGCCGTCATCAGTCCAAGACAACACTAGTCCGTGAGGAATATAGGAAAAATATTTCATGCCTGGTGCTGTCATTTCTCCTGCTAAGGAAACAACTGCTAAATCTTCATCGTAGCTACGACGCAGCAAGCGCAAGTCGTTACGTACTTGATGGCGCAATAATGGCACAATACGCACTGCTCCGCGTATTTGAGAAGGAGCAATTTCTAGCCCTTTGAGTGATATATCTGCTAACAGTTTGCTTTTGGATGCCATAAGGTAAGTAAAATTACTCGTATATTTCCTTTTTTTTCTTCTCTCTAGCAAATCAAGGATGCAAAATCAAAAAATGTTTAATTAATTTTGCATAATTAATTGTCAATCAAGATTTAATTTTTAATTGTTTAAGTAGGTGAACGTGAGATAACCAAAATGTGTAACATTTTGTAAAATTGCCTTGATGCGTTATTCTGGTTGAGTTTTAGCTATTTTACAAAACGATATATATTTTGTTTTTTCTCCGTCTACCTACTTAACAGTCCTGGAGTTTGGGAGTTTTTGTTGCTGTACCGCTTAACATCTGCTTTACTCGCTCTGCTAAATATGCTTCCAGTTCGGCTAAAGATGCAGAACCTTCAGCAAACCGAGCAAAACCCAACATCGTAGGTAAATCTTCTGCATCTCGTAATCCTACTGTGGGAATTGCGGGACTCAGGGGATGTAAAGAAAAGTCATCAGCATTGTAGACAGGATTGCAATGAATAATGGAAGTTTTTTGTTTAGAGTCTAAACGATGACGATATACACGCAAAATTTCCGATGCTCCACTGGGAGGGTCGTTTTCCCAACCATCAGTTACAAGTACTACCAAATCTGCACCCCAGTCCAAAGCATCCAGTAGTGGTGTAGCTAGGTCTGTTTGTCCACAAGGTAGAATCAGCAGTGGATCACTGGTTGATGCTGTCCAAAACGCTTGGTATTCCTGGGATGCAGCTTTTAGTAGGTAATGAGCAGCTAAGGCTACCCCTAGAGGACGACGATGTTTTTCGGTTGAACCTGAACTGGAGTAACTGCAATCCAGGACTGCGGCTACTCGTCCTAGTTTGAGGGGTGATTTTCTTAATGTGAAGGCAGCAGATTTCTCTAATGCTTGGTTTAAGATATCCCACTGTTGTTTGCGAGTATCCAATGGCAAGGATAGGATATAGAGGGCCAAACGAGTTAGAGGGAGACGACCTAAATTGATGTCGATTTCTACTTCTGTGCGGTTGGCTGAACTTTGAAAGCGCAATTTTTCATTCAAGGTCATTTGCTCTTGAATACGGGATAAAAAGACCTCTCGCTTAATTCCATGTTTCGCTGCTAAACCTTCGGCAACTGTAAAGGGTAGTTGATAAATTGCTTGAGCGCTATAGTGTGCTTGGCGAAATGTCTCGAATAATTCTGTTTGATAAACTTGCTGCTTCCATTTTCCAAAGAGAAAATTACCTAATTCCCCTGGTAGGCTTAGGTGAGCATGGGAGGCGATCGCTCGAAATTTGGAGCGATACTTTACAGCATCAAAGTTTATGTCACGTTTTTGCTGGAGATAATCACGTGCGATCGCTCTGCTACGACGATTATTAATACTTCTTTTCCGTAATTGTTGCAGTACGTCCCAACCTCGTTGTGGTGGTAAGGCTGTTAATGCTGCGGCAATTAATGCACCTTCTTCTTGGCGATGTTCTGGAGGTGTATGTTTTCCTGTTGCTAGTAACTTGAGGATAATCTGCGCTTGGTTGAAGTGGTTAATCCCTGCTGCCAATGTTCGGGTATAGAGTAAGCGGTAATTACCTAAAATATAGTCGTGCAAAAAGTCAATAGATACGCGCTGCCCATAACTATCACCGTAGAATTCACGCTGTCCTGTGCAAGCGAGGCAGGCATTAATGAACATGACTAAATCTTCCCTTGCCACTTGCTGATGTTGGTTAGCCCAATTAATGTCCATTTTTGGCATAGTGGCTTTCTTTGAAGGGGGTACTGTTCGGGGAATGACGGCACGACAAGCTAGGATAGCATTACAGGCTAGGTTCGGAAGTCGCACCAAAGTCCCGCAAACAGTATTAATCACTATTTTACGTTCTCAATTAGAAAATGGCTATAGGAATCCAACTTGAATCTTACTAAGTATACTGAGGTTCTAAGCTCTATCACGCAAGGCTTCGATTTTCTCAGATGCATCAAAAATTCATTCAATAGAAATCCTATAGTAGTTAAAGTAACGGGAGCAAATTCATGAGATACGCCCTGAATTTACCCATACGCAACTTGCACAGATAACTTTTACGGCACTAGTACACAGCAAGTGCTGTTATTTATCAACATTGTTTTGCCACACCTCTTTGAGAAACTTTTTTAACTCTTCTAAAATCACAGGTAAATCGCTATCAATTTCTTGGGTTTCTTGCCCCTTTGTAATTCGATGGAATAGACGACCTCGACTGTCAAAACCAATTTTATCCGCAACTGCCATAAAGATTGAGTAGTCTTTTGGTACTGGTAAATCCCCACCTTTACGTTTAAGAATCAAAAAGCTGGTGACAATTCCTAATCCACATTCTACCTGAAAATTTTCAGAAGGTAACTGAACGGAAGCAATTAGCAAAGCCATATCTTCTAATAGCCATCTGCGAAAATATGCTTGGTTAGATGAAGAAAGAATCCCGTTAGACACCAAAACACAGACGATTTCACCAGGTTGCACTTGATTTAAGCATTGTTCTACAAATAAGCATTCCTGCTCTACTTGGGTTTTCAACTTAGATGTGATAACGTAGCTTCCGTTTTCTTGTTCTTGCCATTTGTAAGCCATTTCAAATCGAGCTAGTTCTAAATCTGAAGCAGGATTAATTTTGCAATAAGGAGGATTGGCAAGTGCTACAGTAGGTAAGGAAATTGGCAGAGGAGGATTAATAACACAATTTTGAAACAGTTGTTTCCAATCATTAATTGTACTTTTCATCAGAATAAACTCCCTTGCAACGTATTTACTGTTTTGTTTTTTTCGTATTTAATGCCATTAATAATTAAGCTATTACTTCGCCGAGGCTTAGGTGTCGATGCTGGAATTTCGTATGTTAAATTTGGTCGTATAAAAGAAATACCTCTACCAGTCAAGGTGTCACCTATTATTAAATCTCCACCTAAACTAGGAATAGGCAATGCGTAACCGTTCAGGGGGTATAAAGAAGACGAAAAACCATCCTCAAAATCAAGCAATAAAATTAGGCCGCATTCAACAAGTCAGAATCATCAGAACAAGTAGCAGTTTCTGGAAGTAAAGAAGGTGCAGTTTTAGCACCACGAGCCGCAACAACAGCCTGAGTCATAAACTCCAAAACATTGCGCTTTTGGGACTTGAGAGTTGTCAACACAGTTAACATCCGAGCCACAAAAACACTACCAGCCTGAGTTTGAGAGCCAAAACTAGTCCGTCGCCAGATTACAGCAGGACGAATAGCTCGTTCAGCAGCATTATTAGTGGGTTCGACACTAACAGTTGTCACAAATAACCACATCGCTGACTCAACTTTGAGCAGTTGACGACAAGTGCGAACTGTTTTTGCCAAGGGTGTTTTTTCCCGTGCTGTAATCTGGTATTCGTCAGCTTCAAGCAACGTGGCTCTGATGGATGAGCGAATCTCCTGAACCAACTCCACAAAATCACCACGAGATAAAGTACCATCTCGGACTCGATGCCAAAGTTCAAACAACTTCTCTTGTTGTTTCACCAGAATTGTTCCCAATTCTGCCGAGACTCCAGAACGTTCCGATATTTTGATAAATTCCCGACGCAGATGCGCCCAACACAATTGCCGTCGTTCTAAATCTACCCAGTTGTAAGCCCCATGACGGTCAGAGTTCAAAATTCCCCTGAAGTTTTCACCCAATAAATTTTTTGCCCCTTGGGTACAACGGGTCAGGGCTATTTCAAAAAATGTAACTAGGGGGGTGACTGCAACCCATAACCAGGCTCTTCGTTGTTCAGGATTAAAGCCGTCAATATTTCCTTGATTAAAGCTGGTTTCATCCGCTCCGACGATGTTTGCGTTTTGAATATATAGTTTGGCTTCATCTACACAGGTTGCCACGGCATTACTCGCTTCCAGCCGCAGTCTGTTGACGGTTCCCAATGATATTGAGATTCCAAATACTTCTTGCATGGCACTTTGTACCATTCTTTGACTATTGCGGTACACTCCACTCAGAAGTGCCACTAGTGCTACTACTCTGACTCCGTAACCACTTGGGTTCACATCTTCTGGTAATATGGCACGGGTCTTAGTGCCACATCCTATACAGGTCAATTGATGCAAACGATGCTCGATGACTATGGGACTAATGGGTGGAATTTCTACTATCTGATGCCGATAGGGGTTTGTGTCAACTCCCGTAAGGGTGGCTCCACAATTACCGCATTCTTCTGGATGATGATCTATTACTGAGCTACATTCTTCGATTGGGTACAAGTCCCGACTATTTCCTTTGTGACCGGGCTGACCCCCTCGCTTTTTACCGCTTTTTGTCTTTTGCCACTTTTTTCCAAATCCTGGTGGGTCACTTGAGGGTGGTGATGATGAGTTAACGGAAGTCCGATTGATTTTTTCTAATAATTGTTCTTGAACACTCAGGACTTCCGTTAGTTTCTTTGACTGTTGTTCTATTTGCTGCGCCATCTCCTCCACCAGTTTTTTGACACTGGTTGGAGTCTTTCCCCAATCTTCTGCGGGTATCTGCTCTACATGATTTAGGCGCTTTTGTTCCATATCTCTGAATTTATCAGATTTTGGGGTCATCTTTAACGATCGCTCTTCTAACCCCCTGAACGGTTACGGCAATGCAAAATAGGGAGCATAAAGCATGAAGTTTAAACTCGCTATTTTCATTAGCAGTACATCCAATTCCCAGCCTGTCAAACTAATGGCATAATTTGACATCTCCAATGCTAATCTTCCCGTACCTAGTGCAGGTTCGTAAACATGAACTGGTGGTCGAATAGTAGAACTGGAAACTGTTGCAATAGCCATTGCTCTTGCTGTCCAAGTAGGAGTAGGATAAAACTTCGCTCTTGATTGCCCGTAGCGTTCAGTAGCTAATAAATGACCTAAATAGTCGAAAGGACAAGTTATTAAAAGCTTTAATTGCAATTCTTTCACAAGGCGGTTTTCTGCACCAGCACATCCTTCTGGTTCTGGAGAATTTATAGTAATACTGGGATGCCCTAAAGCATAAAGTAACCAGTCAGTGAAATAGGGAATGAACCTGACAAAACTACCATATCCACTTTTGGGAATAGCTTGCAGACAGCTTTTTACCATCTGCAAAGCTTGAGGATGCCCTAAGTCTAAAAACTCAGTTTGTGGGATTTCTGTAGGTAGTTTTTCAGTTTCCATTGTCCAGCGCCATTGTTCCCACCTACCCTGATATTCATCGTCTAGTTTGAGTAGTTCTGGTAGTAGCCACCCATGTTCACAAGATTTGAGTATCATTGGCATTAGTTATAATCTGTATTTGCCAATGAGTGAGGCATTAGCCTCTTAAATTTTGACTTCCGCAATATCTTCTAAATCAATCATTGAGGATAATTCAGGAATAACTAAATTTGATTGTGGTTTATTTTTTTGAGATTGACTCAGTAATTTAATTAACCATTTTTCAGTCTGCCTATGAGCCTTTTTATTCCAACGTACATCTAATCTTTGGGCTGGTTTAACAGGATGTAATGCTAAAACCACGAGTTGTATTTGGTTAGGTTCTACTGAGTATTGTCTAGCCGTAGTCCACAACTTTACCCGGTCTTGCCAGCTTAAATCTGGATGGCGTGCAGCCCATTCATAAAGTCTAGGGATACCTTGTTTGAAAGCTATATTTGTTAATACTTGAATAAAGTGGTTTTCGTTATTAATCGTTAAAGGTGCAATCACTGGATTATCGACTAATAGCTTCTTGCGAGTTTGAAATATTTCTGGTGCAAGTTCCTCTACTTGAGAAACCCACAAAGCTATTTGAGGATAGGCTTTGAATAAAGGTTCTATAGGAAGTCCTAGAAATATTTGTCTCATCACTAATTGGAAGTTGGTTGCAACTGTAGGGTCGAATGCAGAACTATTTGGATGAGATTTTTGACTTGGAAATAAGAGTGATTGCTGTGTTTTAGTAATTTGTTGAATATCAGCAAGATTAATTATCGGCATGGTTGGGATAAAATTACATCTCTCCCATGCAGCGATAAGCTGCTGTGTTCTTTTTGTGTAAGCATTCAGCTATCAGCAGTCAGCTAAACAGGACAAGTTAGGCTACCTGCTATTAAGAAACTTGATGATTTTAGCTAAGTACCTGTACAAAATTAATTTCCTATCTTTTCATTCTGTGTCCTTCATTAGATAAGGCACACAGGCAAAAGAGAGGTGCAATTTATTTGGCATGAGTACTTATCAGAACTCTTCAGGGCTACTAAAAAATCACACCGGACTGACAGTACAGTGTGGGTAGTTTATTAAGTACCTGGACAGCATTAATTACATATTAGTTATGTACCAATCCTTTGCCATTCAAGGATTTCAGACGAGATTTTTGTGTAATTAATTTCGTCCGATTACTTATGTTAAAGATTCAGACAGCAAGCCCGACATATCTAATACTCGCTCAGACCAAACACCAGACTGTTCTGCAACTTCAGTACGCACTTTTTCATCCACCCAAATGTCATCCCAACTTAATTCCCACATTGCCAGTTGAACTTGAATATTCACCAATTCCTCAGCTTGAAGAGGTTCTATTTCTGCTGCTGTCCACTCGATAAACCACTTGGTTTCTGAAATTATACTGGTCACTGCTTCTTTATAAGCAATATGAGAAAATGATCTAATACGTGCTAAATTAGCAGCTATATGTCCTAAGCGATTTGGTATATTGTTGTCGCGTTGAAAGCGTGCTTGTTTTTCATCTAAATTCTGGTTCATGACCACCTATTAGTCTTTGAGTAATTTGCGTCACACGTTCTCGTATTGCAGGGTCTTGAATTATCATCGAGCGATTATTTTGACGCTTGGCGAATATTAATAATTAACTCGTAAGCCATTTTTTGTGTAAATGGTATCCAGTCTGCACCCCAAATGTCTTTCTGCTTGCTACCATCTTTCAATAATGCTGCTTCGCACTCAGCGTGTTGCTGTCCACCTCCTGCAAGAATCCCTTTCTCTACATCTACTGCTATTTTGATATCAACTTCCAAAGTTTGCAGCATTTCCTCAACTTGTTTGAGAGTCGCACGCTCCTTGATAATAAGTATCAATTTTTTACCTCATTTTCCATATTGTTACTATTTTTTACAACACAACCATAAGATAAAAGGTTGGTTATTTTCGCTTTGCTACAATAGCTCTTTAAATCCTACCCTGTGAGTACGTTGTCGAGGGTAGGTATTGCCGCGAAATAATTTAACAACTAGAAGATGTTAAGTTGCAGGTGTAGAAACTGCATCTAACAACACTAAACCCATTTGCTTCAATAAAGCAGTGTTACCGTCAGGGCAGCCATGTTGAATTAGGCACTTAGCACAGCCAGTATCGCAATTGCAATCTCGTGCTATTACCCCAGCAACCTCAGCAAGTTTTGGCAGATGCTTAAACACAGCCTCAGCCGCACCATTCCCGCCATCACTGGTATCATAAAAATAACTAGTGTAATTGTTATTTTCCCCTATTTCCTTCACCACTGTAAAATTCACCTGTTTGGGGTCAACTCTAGCTATAAGCTGTAATGCTCTCATAATTTGATGCCCAAAGCTGTGGATGGCAATTAAGGTACTGGAATATTCCCACAATTGTTGATAACCAGAAGGAATTGGTTCTTTACTGCGGGTTAAACTACTTCTAGTTTCTTTAGCAAACTCCTGGATGTATTCCCGCGCACTTGAGTTAATTCCTACTTTAACCATTGGGGCTGAAAACTGGGTCCGGAAAGGCTGCTCAAACTTCTCTTCTGACAGGGTTTTGACAATTACGGCTTTGCGGGTGACTTTGCGACACAGGGGACAACGCGGTTGTTTAGATACAGCGTTTCCGGCTATTATGAGGTACAGTAGCAGCAACTAGCAAACCAGTTTCTTAATTGTTGAGGATTTATTAAGTCGAGTGCAACTGAGATTAGTTTATCAACCATTTCCGTTGTAGTTGGAGCGAAACGGCGTAGAAAAGATTTAAGTTGTGACCACCATAATTCAATTGGATTAAAATCGGGAGAGTATGAGGATAAACAAATAACTTTCGCGCCTACAGCTTCAATCATTAGCACAATTGAATCTAGTTTATGTGCGGATAAATTATCCATGACTACTACTGCTCCTGACCATAAATTTGGCACTAAAAACTTCTCAACAAATAATTCAAATGCCCTGCCATCCATTGAATTATTCATTGTCATTAATGCAACTACTTTGTTAATACTAATTGCTCCAATTACTGTAACTTTTGAACCTCTATAGAAGGGGTTAAGAGAGTAAGCTCTTGTTCCCATTTGTGAACGGGCATGAGTCCTCGTTAACCCAAGTAGAACGCCAGTTTCGTCCAAAAATACTAAATTTTCTGGCTCTATATGTTTGACCTTTTCCCAATAATCTAATCTTAAATTTAAGACTCTAAGAGTCCCGGCTTGGGTACTCCGCTTTGTTTTTTTTTACGATTTAATCCTAATTTCTGTAAGGCCCGACACATTGCACTTCGACCCACCCAATTACCAGTCTTGTCTGCCAAGAATTCACATAACTCTATCAATGTTGCATCTGGATGTGCTTCAACTAATTCCCTTAACTCTACTTCCGCATTTGTTAAATGACTAAATTGTGGTTTCCCTCGCGGCTTTGGTTGTAAATTTCCTTCAAGTTTTTGTTGCTTTACAAGCTTTTGCACTAAACTCTTTGAGACGGAAAATATGTTAGCTACTTTCCTGATTGAGATGTTTTTTTGAAGATGTGCTGCAACTATTTTTTCTCGAAACTCGACAGAGTATGACTTCATTTAAAGGTATTTATATTTTAATTTAGTGTACCTCATAACAGACGCAAGTGCTGTAAGGG is from Cylindrospermum stagnale PCC 7417 and encodes:
- a CDS encoding helix-turn-helix domain-containing protein, producing the protein MKSYSVEFREKIVAAHLQKNISIRKVANIFSVSKSLVQKLVKQQKLEGNLQPKPRGKPQFSHLTNAEVELRELVEAHPDATLIELCEFLADKTGNWVGRSAMCRALQKLGLNRKKKQSGVPKPGLLES